The DNA segment AAACCTAATTCAActttacttatatactatgaaatgtctttgATCGTCGTGAAATctccaaatattttttaaaataataaataatttaaaaattaaaaaaattaactaaaataatatacCACGTGAAATGTTTGGCATATAAAAGCATAGTTAGATAAGCATTAACAAAAAAGAAATTAGACGTAACCAAATTAAAGAGCTCCACCATTCAATTAAAAATCCATTAACATTAATTCATGGAAACATATGTAATAATTTATGGATTTGGATTAAGCAAAGTCCTATCTTGCCGTTTAATGAAGAGATGCAAAAGTCAAAATCCAAATTCCAAAGTTAACTTCAACCTCAAtccattaattatatatttattgctTTTAGAGATGATACCAATTTTATACAATACTACATAACTTTTAGAGAATTAACaatgttatcaaatacaaaaAGATAAGGATgaacaacaaatatttttttttaaaaatatatacttataCTAGTTTTATCTATATATTTGGTGATCATTTGTTCAAATTTTGTATTTGTTAACAAATTTAAAGATATTAAGTAAAAAGGAATACTTCGTTTTAAATTAGTGAATGCCATTTTTTTCTTGAACTTGGTGCAAATAAAATACATACATTTTCCGTGTGAAAATTTGTGATACAcacatatacatacatatatatatatatatatatgattattcTCTAACCATTGAAAGAGAGCTATCTTAATTAGGaatacaatatatttttctctaaaTATTTAAGACAATGACatattctttttctattttttttctaattgtcttttttttttaataaaaagggCTATCTTTGACAtgtcatttttaaaattctaaggtaacataattatttttctgaTTATATCACAGGTTTAATTAAGACGGTGAGTGAAAATAGCTATATTAAGAAAGAAAATGTAATAACacataaaagtaaattaaaataatttcttttgaaagaaatgtaataataagtaattagcttaaaattgtaataaaaacataaaaataaattatttttttagtgaaaaagACTTTAAATCACtcacaaataattatttactcACCATTTAAAGTGAAAGCTAGAAATTAAAGTAAGACTTATAGTTCTTGCTCAAAACATTTGAAATGACTAGCAAATTTAAGACTATTAAATAAAGAGTAAAACTAATAAATGTTCTACTCAAAATTAAACGTGAATTTGTTCTGACATTAATGGTTGAATTAACTATTTATtattaagttaaaaattataattaattattaaaatataacttttttccttaaatatataattatttaaaaataacaatttgaTTATGATGCTATGTAGCACCAACACTAACACGATACGGACACGGATATGGAGAtacgtataatttctaaaatgtaggatacggagatacaaatctatatattatataattatgaattatataaattgacaataaatatttatatgtacTAAATatgttttcagttttttttagcAGAAATATGTTTTACTTGGAaatgatttgttccttatttttataatcataataaaaatttatacaataagtttggatttttagaaaattaatgtatttatccttttaaaaattatgttaaactcgtgttagaattgtcaaaaatccaacaaatatttttttaattggacaCTTAACCGATAAGTGTCCTAAATGTATCATAAGAGTGTGTCGTGTCCGACACGAACACGCCATTTAAAAGGAGTGTCCGATTCATAGGATGCGACTCATCCAACTTTTATTTTCGTCAATTGATGCCATGATATGAAGAATAAATaccataaataaaaattattatacgATAAATACAGTGATTAATTAATACGAGTTAGTTTCTTTAAATGTGAATTTTGTGGGTTGGCTATCGAAATCCAGAAATCACATGTGTGTCTGACTTCTTCTCTCAAACTTGTACCATGATTCACACCTTCATATGTTTCACATTAGACAAAGGGGaagaacaaatacaaaataatgGAAAGGATAATCAAAACTACCTTCAATattcaatatataattatatatattattcttacATATTTACGTCCCAAACTCATCTGGGCTAATACTATCTAACACCGacagtataaaaaaattataaaataaaaattaattataaagacaaaaagtaattaattgttttattaattaaattaaatattgttttataaactaaaaaatattagtatcaattaatttatattattaatatctaattaattatcaatattttacctatcaattttagaatctaaataattatattgaatattggttagaaatttaaatatttttaatttttaaaataatatttaatttagtcaatataataattaattatcttttatttttaaatatgatttttatgtaataattttcTAAGAATATGTGATTcacattattaattaataataatagctTAAAAAGATGTAGACCTCATTCGATCTAATAACTCATGTAATGATTGAtactaatatataataataatatttgtataaaatactttatatcataatattttatatatatatatataatataagaaaatcataaaatacaaactaatttttagaagaaaaaaataattagttgatatagtgactgaattagagactaaaaaatttttgatttctaaattagtttctattattgttaaatggtttttaaattagtgtaTAATTAGCAattaaggtttttgctaccaattatttaaatttggtaaaaaaaccttagttgctagtTAGATACCAGTTTataaaccatttaataataataaaaactaatttagaaaccaaaatttttttaatctctaaaataatctctaatttaatcactacaattcctaattatttttttttctaaaaattggtttctatgttattattatcattgtaatgatatatataaaaaaaaactttaattcaCTTAtgaatttaaagaaataatagCCAATGACGATAGAATGGCATGTGTATGTATGAGGAGTGTGTGTGCATGACATGTAAACCCGACGTTGAGATTGTTCTATATATACCAATTTTGATTACTTTCTTCCCACACATCCACGGCAACACCCGTGTACCACTTCCCCTCTCTTCCTTCCATTTTCAATCTTCAATCTTCCATCTTCACTTTTTCATCTTCCCCACAAAACCTAAGAGGAAAACGAGATCAGATTAAATCTCCATATCCATTTTGTGTTCTGCACACATACTTCTATCTCTACTCTGCAATTTCCCTTTGGTTTCTTAATCACATTGCCATTGAATGGAAAAGAAAGTTCTTGATCTCATTCTAGTGCCCAGTGGCCTCCTTTTGATGTTGGTGTATCATTTATGGCTCTTCTACCGAATCATGAAACACCCCACCAAAACAGTCATTGGTGTCAATGCAATCAATCGCCGTTTCTGGGTCCAGGCCATGATGGAGGTATGTGCACATGTTCTCCTCACAATGCCTGCTCAAAAGTTGAGATTTTTATTTTGGGTTTTCGTTAGTTTCAACAATTGTGTTTCTGGGTTCCAACCAATATAGCATGTTTTGGGAACATCACTCATAATTGGACGTGAATTTCGGACATAACTAATAGTTAGTTTTAGAACTTGTTTTATGCAGCATCATGTGTGCATTTGATGTCAAGTAAAAAAAACCCTGCTTCTGCTTATTTGAGTTATGGATAGAAAAAAGTCTATGATCCACGTTAAATAGTTTCTGTAAACGTGATTTCCAGAATGACAATCAAACAGCAAACACGTCTTTTGCTATCatttttaaagtaataattgtAAAAATCCTTAATTTTTCCTTAAAACATTGTTATGCATTATGTTGCATGTTTATGTGTACTGATATTGATTTTGGATGATACTATGTGAAGGATGTGTCGAAGAATGGGGTTCTAGCAGTGCAATCATTGAGGAACAACATAATGGCATCGACCCTTTTGGCCTCAACAGCTATAATGTTGAGTTCCCTGATTGCTGTGTTGATGAGCAGTGGCAACGAGAGGAAAACCGTGATGTCTGAGGTTTTTGGGGACAGGAGTGACCTTGGTCTGTCAGTAAAGTTCTTCTCCATATTGGTGTGTTTCTTGTTGGCATTTTTGCTGAATGTTCAGTCCATAAGGTACTATAGCCATGCAAGTATCCTTATCAACGTGCCCTTCAAGAAAGTGTCCCAAAACCCTAGGCACCAAATGCTCACAGCTGAGTATGTTGCCACCACTGTGAACCGAGGCAGCTACTTCTGGTCCCTTGGCTTGCGTGCCTTCTACCTCTCATTCCCTCTCTTCATGTGGCTATTTGGACCAATTCCAGTGTTCTTCAGTTCCTTGGCTCTTGTTTCCATGCTCTACTTCTTGGATGTTATATTTGAGAGTGGATATTCTGGGGTTCTTGACACTGACAGTGCTCAGGTTTTTGAATTGAATAATCACCATGCAGATGTTGAAATTGGAAGGGATAATTAGATGTTAATTAACCTTTGGTTGATTGTGCTATTGGTTAGTAAGATATGTGTAACAATGCACCTTCTCCAAAATATTTGATCATACAAATATTGAAGATTCAAGTTCAACAACTCAAGTTGACTCGGATTACATGTAAACTCGATTAAAGAACCCTTAGATGGTTAATTAAATAAAGATTAAGGAATAAGTGTTTTTATCTGTAATGTTATTAGATGTAATTGGTATCAGAGAAGAAgagattttgtttctttttctttcctctGTTTGGTTTGCACaaccaaataaaaaacaaatcatgTTCCGTTGAAGTTgaggattttattttttttactttcacttttacttatattttttattattttaaaaagtttgcatagaaaataataaatacattttttttcttttgatggtAAAAAAGAAGCACAACAGAGACAAGACATAGAATATTCTGTGAATGCTAAAATAAAGCAACAAAAAAATGTTTCCAAGATGTGTGcatattagaaataaaaaaataaataattatatataatatcacactttttaaaaactaaaccagcttaataattttaaatcaaattacACTACTTTGATAAAAATAGAGAGTACATTTTCTCCCTGAAacttaatactttttttaaccAAATTTAAGTAAGTAGTGTTAGAAAAAGAATGTAGAGTGTTCAGAGTATTTCTTTTGTGTGAAACGAGAAAATAAGAATGTGttcaattttgatttaaaatgaataaaaaatattttaatttttaaattaattgagtgtataatttatttcttcattatatattttttatacaattcaATTCTaccttataaaattaaaatctaattcttgaattaaaatatttttaacgaATTGTTCTAgattaatttttactttattttattattttccaaatatatttgttttatctAATTTAAGTATTGCtttgagttaattttttttttaaaaataagtgttaatttcaaattttgattttttataatttctttctttcttaatttgaatttttttttatttaatgaaatataatatttgagatgctgataaaaaaaaaataatatttgagatcaataataaaaatatctactattatattttatttaatttttataaattatacttCAATTGGAAAACACCTTtgcaataataaaaaaaagttaacttTAAAGACATTCCTATAATGCTCTAAGGAAAAATAATCCAATTTGTATTCTTCGTACTTGAACAATTATGTAACCCAATTTCTTCCTGTGATCATTGTTGTTAGATTTTTCAACACTAATTATTTgtagttaaaaattaaaataagtgagataaaaaatatgtaaataaaaagAGCAACAAATCTATTACTTAAAGATTTTCAATTAAGGTATTATTTTGATCTCTGTTTATAGTTCATTGTCCATGGTTTATCTAAATCCATCTAGA comes from the Phaseolus vulgaris cultivar G19833 chromosome 8, P. vulgaris v2.0, whole genome shotgun sequence genome and includes:
- the LOC137826584 gene encoding uncharacterized protein, producing the protein MEKKVLDLILVPSGLLLMLVYHLWLFYRIMKHPTKTVIGVNAINRRFWVQAMMEDVSKNGVLAVQSLRNNIMASTLLASTAIMLSSLIAVLMSSGNERKTVMSEVFGDRSDLGLSVKFFSILVCFLLAFLLNVQSIRYYSHASILINVPFKKVSQNPRHQMLTAEYVATTVNRGSYFWSLGLRAFYLSFPLFMWLFGPIPVFFSSLALVSMLYFLDVIFESGYSGVLDTDSAQVFELNNHHADVEIGRDN